The following proteins are co-located in the Urocitellus parryii isolate mUroPar1 chromosome 15, mUroPar1.hap1, whole genome shotgun sequence genome:
- the Kmt2b gene encoding histone-lysine N-methyltransferase 2B isoform X3, with protein sequence MVQALTELLRRAQAPPAPRSRACEPSTPRRSRGRPPGRPAGPCRKKQQAVVVAEAAVTIPKPEPPPPVVPVKHRTGSWKCKEGPGPGPGTPKRGGQSGRGGRGGRGRGRGGLPLVIKFVSKAKKVKMGQLSLGLESGQGQGRHGESWQDAPQRRVESGQGGGPCCKKQEQKLEEEGEEKKEEEKDEEEEEKEERAEAEEEVMLAEEKEEAKPPSPPLTPPAPPPPPPLPPPSTSPPPQPCPPPPTVPVSPPPPPSPPPPLVPEEREESPPPAVPATCSRKRGRPPLTPSQRAEREAARAGPEGTSPPTPNPTTTMGGPSEDSPTVAPKSTTFLKNIRQFIMPVVSARSSRVIKTPRRFMDEDPPKPPKVEVSPILRPPIATSPPAPQEPAPAPSPPRAPTPPSTPVPLPEKRRSILREPTFRWTSLTREPPPPPPAPPPAPSPPPAPATPSRRPLLLRAPQFTPSEAHLKIYESVLTTPLGAPEAPEPEPPPADDSPAEPEPRAVGRTNHLSLPLFAPVVTTPVKAEVPPHGAPPLSNGQQPQPQAQLQQPLQALQTQLLPQAQPPQQPQVQLQPSPQHTPPLEKARMTSLSSLPLSGVEEKMFSLLKRAKVQLFKIDQQQQQKVAAAMPLSPGGQMEEAMGTVKQTPDRGCVKSEDESVEVKRERASGPESPVQGPRIKHVCRHAAVALGQARAMVPEDVPRLSALPLRDRQDLATEDTSSASETESVPSRSRRGKVESAGPGGDLEPTGSGGTLTHTPRRSLPSHHGKKMRMARCGHCRGCLRVQDCGSCVNCLDKPKFGGPNTKKQCCVYRKCDKIEARKMERLAKKGRTIVKTLLPWDSDESPEASPGPPGPRRGAGTGGPREEVVAPPGPEEQDSLLLQRKSARRCVKQRPSYDIFEDSDDSEPGGPPAPRRRTPRENELPAPEPEEQSRPRKPTLQPVLQLKARRRLDKDALGPSHFASFPNGWTGKQKSPDGVHRVRVDFKEDCDLENVWLMGGLSVLTSVPGGPPMVCLLCASKGLHELVFCQVCCDPFHPFCLEEAERPLPQHHDSWCCRRCKFCHVCGRKGRGSKHLLECERCRHAYHPACLGPSYPTRATRKRRHWICSACVRCKSCGATPGKNWDVEWSGDYSLCPRCTQLYEKGNYCPICTRCYEDNDYESKMMQCAQCDHWVHAKCEGLSDEDYEILSGLPDSVLYTCGPCAGATQPRWREALSGALQGGLRQVLQGLLSSKVAGPLLLCTQCGQDGKQLHPGPCDLQAVGQRFEDGHYKSVHSFMEDMVGILMRHSEEGETPERRAGSQMKGLLLKLLESAFGWFDAHDPKYWRRSTRLPNGVLPNAVLPPSLDHVYAQWRQEEPETPESGQPPGDPSAAFQCKDPAAFSHLEDPRQCALCLKYGDADSKEAGRLLYIGQNEWTHVNCAIWSAEVFEENDGSLKNVHAAVARGRQMRCELCLKPGATVGCCLSSCLSNFHFMCARASYCIFQDDKKVFCQKHTDLLDGKEIVTPDGFDVLRRVYVDFEGINFKRKFLTGLEPDAINVLIGSIRIDSLGTLSDLSDCEGRLFPIGYQCSRLYWSTVDARRRCWYRCRILEYRPWGPREEPVHLEAAEENQTIAHSPAPSSEPPYHEDSPPDTDALIPGVPEHHSPVQNLDPPLRLDSSNAPPPAPRSFSGARIKVPNYSPSRRPLGGVSFGPLPSPGSPSSLTHHIPTVGDPDFPAPPRRSRRPSPLTPRPPPSRRASPPLRTSPQLRVPPPTSVITALTPTSGELAPPGLAPSPPPPPEDLGPDFEDMEVVSGLSAADLDFAASLLGTEPFQEEIVAAGAVGSSHEGPGDSSEEENSPTTRYVHFPVTVVSGPALAPGTLPGVPRIEQLDGVDDGTDSEAEAVQQPRGQGTPPSGPGVGRSGVLGAAGDRTRPPEDLPSEIVDFVLKNLGGPGEGAAGPREESLPQAPPMANGSQPSQGLPPSPADPTRTFAWLPGAPGVRVLSLGPAPEPPKPATSKIILVNKLGQVFVKMAGEGEPVPPPVKQPPLPPTIPPTTPTSWTLPPGPLLGVLPVVGVGVVRPAPPPPPPPLTLVFSSGPPSPPRQAIRVKRVSTFSGRSPPAPPPNKTPRLDEDGESLEDVPQVPGLGSSGFSRVRMKTPTVRGVLNLDNPGEESSGPLQERSLLLPLPEAGPPRAPDGTPDLLLESQWHHYSGEASSSEEEPPSPEDKENQAPKRAGPHLRFEISSEDGFSVEAESLEGAWRTLIEKVQEARGHARLRHLSFSGMSGARLLGIHHDAVIFLAEQLPGAQRCQHYKFRYHQQGEGQEEPPLNPHGAARAEVYLRKCTFDMFNFLASQHRVLPEGATCDEEEDEVQLRSTRYGGRATSLELPMAMRFRHLKKTSKEAVGVYRSAIHGRGLFCKRNIDAGEMVIEYSGIVIRSVLTDKREKFYDGKGIGCYMFRMDDFDVVDATMHGNAARFINHSCEPNCFSRVIHVEGQKHIVIFALRRILRGEELTYDYKFPIEDASNKLPCNCGAKRCRRFLN encoded by the exons ATGGTGCAGGCACTGACTGAACTTCTCCGGCGGGCCCAGGCACCCCCAGCCCCCCGAAGCCGGGCATGTGAGCCCTCCACCCCGCGTCGGTCTCGGGGACGGCCCCCAGGAAGGCCAGCAGGCCCCTGCCGGAAGAAGCAGCAAGCAGTAGTGGTAGCAGAAGCGGCTGTGACAATCCCTAAACCTGAACCCCCACCTCCTGTGGTTCCAGTAAAACACCGAACTGGCAGTTGGAAGTGCAAGGAGGGGCCTGGCCCAGGACCTGGGACCCCCAAACGTGGAGGACAGTCTGGGAGAGGAGGCCgtggaggcaggggcagaggccgAGGTGGGCTCCCCCTCGTGATCAAGTTTGTTTCAAAGGCCAAAAAAGTGAAGATGGGACAGTTGTCCTTGGGACTTGAATCAGGTCAGGGTCAAGGTCGACATGGGGAAAGTTGGCAGGATGCTCCCCAAAGAAGAGTTGAATCTGGACAAGGAGGGGGCCCTTGTTGCAAAAAGCAGGAGCAGAAGctagaggaggaaggagaggagaagaaagaagaagaaaaggatgaggaggaagaggagaaggaagagagagctgaggctgaggaagaggtGATGCTAGCcgaggaaaaggaggaggcaaaaccaccatcaccacctttaactcctccagcccctccaccccctcctcctctcccacccccgTCAACATCTCCTCCCCCTCAACCTTGCCCTCCACCACCCACAGTCCCAGTGTCTCCCCCTCCACCACCATCCCCTCCACCACCTCTGGTCCCAGAGGAGCGAGAAGAGTCCCCACctcctgcagtcccagctacatGCTCCAGGAAGAGGGGCCGGCCTCCCCTGACTCCCAGCCAACGAGCAGAGCGGGAAGCTGCTCGGGCAGGGCCAGAGGGTACTTCTCCTCCCACTCCAAACCCCACTACCACCATGGGAGGCCCTTCAGAAGACAGTCCCACCGTGGCCCCCAAAAGTACCACCTTCCTGAAGAATATCCGGCAGTTTATTATGCCTGTGGTGAGTGCCCGCTCCTCCCGTGTCATCAAGACACCCCGACGATTTATGGATGAAGACCCTCCCAAGCCCCCAAAGGTGGAGGTTTCACCTATTTTACGACCTCCCATCGCCACCTCCCCACCTGCTCCCCAGGAACCAGCACCAGCTCCCTCTCCACCACGTGCTCCAACTCCCCCATCTACCCCAGTCCCACTCCCTGAGAAGAGGCGGTCCATCTTAAGGGAACCCACATTTCGCTGGACCTCACTAACCCGGGAGCCGCCCCCTCCTCCCCCCGCCCCTCCACCAGCCCCATCTCCACCACCTGCCCCTGCCACACCCTCCCGGAGGCCCCTACTTCTTCGGGCCCCTCAGTTTACCCCCAGTGAAGCCCACCTGAAGATCTATGAATCGGTGCTTACTACTCCTCTTGGGGCTCCTGAAGCCCCTGAGCCAGAGCCGCCTCCTGCCGATGATTCTCCAGCTGAGCCTGAGCCACGGGCAGTGGGCCGAACCAACCACCTCAGCCTGCCTCTATTTGCCCCTGTGGTCACCACTCCTGTTAAGGCCGAGGTGCCCCCCCATGGGGCTCCACCTCTAAGCAATGGGCAGCAGCCTCAGCCTCAGGCTCAGCTACAACAGCCCCTGCAGGCCTTGCAGACCCAGCTACTGCCCCAGGCACAACCACCCCAGCAGCCACAAGTGCAGCTGCAGCCATCACCACAGCACACACCACCACTGGAAAAGGCCCGGATGACCAGCCTGAGTTCTCTACCACTGTCTGGGGTGGAGGAGAAAATGTTCAGCCTTCTCAAGAGAGCCAAGGTACAGCTCTTCAAGATTgaccaacagcagcagcagaaggtGGCAGCGGCCATGCCG CTGAGCCCTGGAGGGCAAATGGAAGAGGCTATGGGGACTGTCAAACAGACCCCAGACAGAGGCTGTGTCAAGTCTGAAGATGAGTCCGTGGAAGTCAAGAGAGAGCGCGCCTCG GGCCCTGAGTCACCTGTGCAAGGCCCCCGTATCAAACACGTGTGCCGTCATGCTGCTGTAGCCCTTGGTCAGGCCCGGGCCATGGTACCTGAAGATGTTCCCCGCCTCAGTGCCCTCCCTCTCCGGGACCGGCAAGATCTCGCCACAGAGG ATACGTCATCAGCTTCTGAGACTGAGAGTGTCCCATCCCGGTCCCGGCGGGGAAAAGTGGAATCAGCTGGACCTGGGGGAGACTTGGAGCCTACAGGGTCTGGAGGGACCCTGACCCATACACCCCGGCGCTCACTGCCCTCCCACCACGGCAAGAAGATGCGGATGGCCCGGTGTGGACACTGTCGGGGCTGCCTGCGTGTGCAGGATTGTGGGTCCTGTGTCAACTGCCTGGATAAGCCCAAATTTGGGGGCCCCAACACCAAGAAGCAGTGCTGTGT ATACCGAAAGTGTGACAAGATAGAGGCTCGTAAGATGGAACGGCTGGCCAAAAAAG GCCGGACGATAGTGAAGACGCTGTTGCCCTGGGATTCGGATGAATCTCCTGAGGCCTCCCCGGGTCCTCCAGGCCCACGTCGGGGGGCGGGAACTGGGGGGCCCCGGGAGGAGGTGGTGGCCCCCCCAGGACCCGAGGAGCAGGACTCCCTCCTACTGCAGCGCAAGTCAGCCCGGCGCTGCGTCAAACAGCGACCTTCCTATGATATCTTCGAGGACTCGGATGACTCAGAGCCCGGGGGTCCTCCTGCTCCTCGGCGTCGGACCCCCAGAGAAAATG AGCTGCCAGCACCAGAACCTGAGGAGCAGAGCCGGCCCCGCAAACCCACCTTGCAGCCTGTGTTGCAGCTCAAGGCTCGAAGGCGCCTGGACAAG GATGCTTTGGGCCCTAGCCACTTTGCTTCTTTTCCCAATGGCTGGACGGGAAAACAGAAGTCCCCAGATGGTGTGCACCGGGTCCGTGTGGATTTTAAG GAGGATTGTGACCTAGAGAACGTGTGGCTGATGGGTGGCCTGAGCGTGCTCACTTCTGTCCCAGGGGGGCCCCCAATGGTGTGCTTGCTGTGTGCCAGCAAAGGCCTACATGAG TTGGTATTTTGCCAAGTCTGCTGTGACCCTTTCCACCCATTCTGCCTGGAGGAGGCTGAACGGCCCCTGCCTCAGCATCATGATAGCTGGTGCTGCCGCCGCTGCAAGTTCTGCCATGTCTGTGGGCGCAAAGGCAGGGGATCTAAG CACCTTCTGGAGTGTGAGCGATGCCGCCATGCTTACCATCCAGCCTGCCTGGGGCCCAGTTatccaacccgggccacacgtAAAAGACGCCATTGG ATCTGTTCGGCCTGTGTGCGCTGCAAGAGCTGTGGGGCAACTCCAGGGAAGAACTGGGATGTTGAGTGGTCTGGAGATTACAGCCTCTGCCCCAGATGTACCCAGCTCTATGAGAAAG GAAACTACTGCCCAATCTGTACACGCTGCTACGAAGACAATGATTATGAGAGCAAAATGATGCAGTGCGCACAGTGTGACCACTGGGTGCATGCCAAGTGTGAGGGGCTCTCAG ATGAAGACTATGAGATCCTCTCCGGGCTGCCAGACTCGGTGCTGTACACGTGTGGACCATGTGCTGGGGCCACACAGCCCCGCTGGCGAGAGGCCCTGAGTGGGGCTCTACAGGGGGGTCTGCGCCAGGTGCTCCAGGGCCTGCTGAGCTCAAAGGTGGCGGGCCCATTGCTGCTGTGCACCCAG TGTGGGCAGGATGGGAAACAACTGCACCCAGGTCCCTGTGATCTGCAAGCTGTGGGTCAGCGCTTTGAGGATGGCCACTATAAGTCTGTG CACAGCTTCATGGAGGACATGGTGGGCATCCTGATGAGGCACTCAGAAGAAGGAGAGACCCCAGAGCGCCGGGCAGGAAGCCAGATGAAGGGGCTCCTATTGAAG CTGCTAGAATCTGCGTTCGGCTGGTTCGACGCCCACGACCCCAAGTACTGGCGACGGAGTACCCGGCTGCCAAA CGGAGTCCTTCCCAATGCGGTGTTGCCCCCATCCCTGGACCATGTGTATGCTCAGTGGAGACAGGAGGAACCTGAGACCCCAGAATCAGGGCAGCCTCCAGGGGATCCTTCAGCAG CTTTCCAGTGCAAGGATCCTGCTGCTTTTTCACACCTGGAGGACCCCCGTCAGTGTGCACTCTGCCTCAAATATGGGGATGCGGACTCCAAG GAAGCGGGGCGGCTTCTGTACATCGGGCAGAATGAGTGGACACACGTCAACTGTGCTATTTGGTCAGCTGAAGTGTTTGAGGAGAACGATGGCTCCCTCAAGAACGTGCATGCTGCTGTGGCTCGAGGGAGGCAAATG CGCTGTGAGCTCTGCCTGAAGCCTGGCGCCACAGTGGGCTGCtgcctgtcctcctgcctcagtaacTTCCACTTCATGTGTGCCCGAGCCAGCTACTGCATCTTCCAGGACGACAAGAAGGTTTTCTGCCAGAAACACACAGACCTCCTAGATGGCAAG GAGATTGTGACCCCTGATGGGTTTGATGTTCTCCGCCGAGTCTATGTGGATTTTGAAGGCATCAACTTTAAGCGAAAGTTTTTGACAGGCCTTGAACCTGATGCCATCAATGTGCTCATTG GCTCCATCCGAATTGACTCCCTGGGTACTCTCTCTGATCTCTCGGACTGTGAGGGACGGCTCTTCCCCATTGGCTACCA GTGCTCCCGTCTGTACTGGAGCACAGTGGATGCTCGAAGGCGCTGCTGGTATCGGTGCCGAATTCTAGAGTATCGACCGTGGGGGCCAAGGGAAGAGCCGGTTCACCTGGAGGCAGCAGAGGAGAACCAGACCATTGCGCACAGCCCTGCCCCTTCCTCAG AGCCCCCGTATCATGAGGATTCCCCACCAGATACAGATGCCCTAATCCCTGGAGTTCCTGAGCATCACTCGCCTGTTCAGAATCTGGATCCCCCACTCCGGCTAGATTCAAGCAACGCTCCTCCTCCAGCCCCCCGCTCCTTCTCAGGGGCTCGAATCAAAGTGCCCAACTACTCGCCATCCCGGAGGCCCTTGGGGGGTGTCTCCTTtggccccctgccctcccctg GAAGTCCATCTTCTCTGACCCACCACATCCCTACGGTGGGAGACCCGGACTTCCCAGCTCCACCCAGACGTTCCCGTCGTCCTAGCCCCCTGACTCCCAGGCCGCCACCATCAAGGCGGGCCTCCCCTCCTCTCAGAACATCCCCTCAGCTCAGGGTGCCCCCTCCTACCTCAGTCATTACAGCCCTCACACCTACCTCAGGGGAGCTGGCTCCCCCTGGCTTGGccccatctccaccaccaccccctgAAGATCTGGGCCCAGACTTTGAGGACATGGAAGTTGTATCAGGACTGAGTGCTGCTGACCTGGACTTTGCAGCCAGcctactggggactgagcccttCCAGGAAGAGATTGTGGCTGCAGGGGCAGTGGGGAGCAGCCATGAGGGCCCCGGGGACAGCTCAGAGGAAGAGAACAGCCCCACTACCCGCTATGTCCACTTCCCTGTGACAGTGGTGTCTGGCCCTGCTCTGGCGCCTGGCACCCTCCCTGGAGTCCCCCGAATTGAACAGCTGGATGGAGTGGACGATGGCACAGACAGCGAGGCCGAGGCAGTCCAGCAACCCCGGGGCCAGGGGACTCCTCCTTCAGGGCCTGGAGTGGGCCGATCTGGAGTCCTCGGGGCTGCAGGGGACAGGACCCGACCTCCTGAGGACCTGCCATCAGAAATTGTGGATTTTGTGTTGAAGAACTTaggggggcctggggagggggctgctggTCCCAGAGAGGAGTCACTTCCCCAAGCACCTCCCATGGCAAATGGCAGCCAGCCCTCCCAAGGTTTGCCCCCTAGCCCAGCTGACCCCACCCGGACATTTGCCTGGCTCCCTGGGGCCCCAGGAGTTCGGGTGTtaagcctgggccctgctcctgagCCCCCTAAACCTGCTACATCCAAGATCATTCTTGTCAACAAGCTGGGGCAAGTATTTGTGAAGATGGCTGGGGAGGGTGAACCTGTCCCACCCCCAGTAAAGCAGCCACCTTTGCCCCCTACCATTCCTCCCACGACCCCCACCTCCTGGACTCTGCCCCCAGGACCCTTGCTTGGTGTGTTGCCAgtggtaggggtaggggtagtcCGCCCTGCCCCACCTCCGCCTCCACCTCCACTGACACTGGTGTTTAGCAGTGGGCCCCCCAGCCCACCTCGCCAGGCCATCCGTGTCAAAAGGGTGTCCACCTTTTCTGGCCGTTCCCCACCAGCACCTCCCCCAAACAAAACCCCCCGGCTGGATGAAGATGGGGAGTCCTTGGAGGATGTCCCCCAAGTTCCTGGACTTGGTAGCAGTGG GTTTAGCCGAGTGAGGATGAAAACACCGACGGTGCGAGGAGTTCTCAACCTGGATAATCCTGGGGAGGAAAGTTCTGG GCCCCTCCAGGAACGGTCCCTTCTGCTGCCACTTCCAGAAGCAGGTCCTCCCCGGGCCCCTGATGGTACCCCAGACCTGCTGCTTGAGTCCCAGTGGCACCACTATTCAG GTGAGGCCTCCAGTTCTGAAGAAGAACCTCCATCTCCAGAGGACAAAGAGAACCAGGCTCCAAAACGGGCTGGCCCACATCTGCGCTTTGAGATCAGTAGCGAGGATGGCTTCAGTGTGGAGGCAGAGAGCTTGGAGG GGGCGTGGAGAACATTGATTGAGAAAGTGCAAGAGGCCCGAGGGCATGCACGGCTCAGACATCTCTCTTTTAGTG GAATGAGTGGGGCCAGGCTCCTGGGCATTCACCATGATGCTGTCATCTTCCTGGCAGAGCAACTGCCTGGGGCCCAGCGCTGCCAGCACTATAAGTTTCGCTACCACCAGCAGGGAGAGGGTCAGGAGGAACCACCCCTGAATCCCCATGGGGCTGCCCGTGCTGAGGTCTATCTCCG GAAGTGTACCTTTGATATGTTCAACTTCCTGGCCTCCCAACACCGGGTGCTCCCTGAGGGGGCCACCTGTGACGAGGAAGAGGATGAGGTGCAGCTCAGGTCAACCAGGTATGGAGG ACGTGCCACCAGCCTGGAACTGCCCATGGCCATGCGCTTTCGCCACCTCAAAAAGACGTCCAAAGAGGCTGTGGGTGTCTACAG ATCAGCCATCCATGGGCGAGGCCTGTTCTGTAAGCGCAACATCGATGCCGGCGAGATGGTCATTGAATACTCTGGCATTGTCATTCGCTCTGTGCTGACTGATAAGCGGGAGAAGTTCTACGATGGGAAG GGCATCGGGTGCTACATGTTCCGCATGGATGACTTTGATGTGGTGGATGCCACGATGCATGGCAATGCCGCCCGCTTCATCAACCATTCATGTGAGCCCAACTGCTTCTCTCGTGTCATCCATGTGGAGGGCCAGAAGCACATCGTCATCTTTGCCCTGCGCCGCATCCTGCGTGGTGAGGAACTTACCTATGACTACAAGTTCCCCATTGAGGATGCCAGCAACAAGCTGCCCTGCAATTGTGGCGCCAAGCGCTGCCGACGGTTCCTTAACTGA